A genome region from Methylomagnum ishizawai includes the following:
- a CDS encoding collagen-like protein: MSTRFLPALSLLPALAAADQSLTGTCPDIGTQAYTVNFTKGKSYTVEFITDGTASASLNGVYRSYGKWNFKAASTSAALNVVCAVAGSSHKINVLETTLGLAYIQTEPNAHVALSDASGDVATGDADASGIAALPVPKGTYHLRAFANDGGPVWNGGKPAESALAFSVGSSGGVGYLPLSARPVISKITVSGTSITLAGTGFGADRGYYDVGKGAALPRTWADTSITGTITAGASGCARVFAVQGGWSECKHFGAGAAPTIQAGAFTVATTGANGAPVLSWVGDQIAINGVASGPHLTGPRGATGPKGADGAPGPQGPAGPANALTIGTVATGAASAATLTGTAPNQILNLTLQRGPAGPAGPANALSIGTVTTGAAGSQAAASITGTAPAQTLNLTIPAGAPGQPGSGGGGGTPIPWISGIDRIAISKHFVIGSSNVIVSEWFAGGGGDNDLVIAQPYNPPYSGTVDAVVLYVGYCPGGAKINTGLLSINSNGTISSQYAAQGSESDIITDTYSTVAVQFDNPISVSSASWYFIVLSIDNHSCNIQWQFPNITNSPLGYIPTPPPYISAYQSLIPYPALAYLMPHGSQLLPLSAMNAVDVISGNAGLLFNTPFIALRYTP, encoded by the coding sequence ATGTCCACAAGATTCCTCCCCGCCCTATCCTTGCTGCCCGCCCTCGCCGCCGCCGACCAATCGTTGACCGGCACCTGCCCGGACATCGGCACCCAGGCTTACACGGTCAATTTCACCAAGGGGAAAAGCTACACCGTGGAATTCATCACCGACGGGACCGCCTCGGCTTCCCTGAACGGGGTATATCGCAGCTATGGGAAATGGAATTTCAAGGCCGCTTCGACCTCGGCGGCGCTCAACGTCGTGTGCGCGGTCGCGGGTTCCAGCCACAAGATCAACGTGCTGGAAACCACGTTGGGGCTGGCGTATATCCAGACGGAGCCCAATGCCCATGTGGCGCTGTCGGACGCCAGCGGCGACGTGGCGACCGGGGACGCCGATGCGTCGGGGATCGCCGCGCTCCCGGTGCCCAAGGGCACCTATCACCTGCGGGCGTTCGCCAACGATGGCGGGCCGGTGTGGAATGGCGGGAAACCCGCCGAATCCGCGCTGGCCTTCTCGGTGGGGTCGAGCGGCGGCGTGGGTTATCTCCCCTTATCCGCCCGGCCCGTGATTTCCAAAATCACCGTTTCCGGGACAAGCATCACCCTGGCCGGGACCGGGTTCGGTGCCGACCGGGGGTATTACGACGTGGGCAAGGGGGCGGCGCTCCCGCGCACCTGGGCCGACACCAGCATCACCGGCACGATAACGGCGGGCGCTTCGGGCTGCGCCCGCGTGTTCGCGGTTCAAGGCGGCTGGTCCGAGTGCAAACACTTCGGCGCGGGGGCCGCCCCGACGATCCAGGCCGGGGCGTTCACGGTCGCCACGACCGGGGCCAACGGTGCCCCGGTGCTATCGTGGGTCGGGGACCAAATCGCCATCAACGGCGTAGCCTCCGGGCCGCACCTCACCGGCCCGAGGGGCGCGACCGGCCCCAAGGGCGCGGATGGCGCGCCAGGACCGCAAGGCCCGGCGGGTCCGGCCAACGCCTTGACCATCGGCACCGTAGCGACCGGCGCGGCGAGCGCCGCCACCCTCACCGGCACCGCGCCCAATCAAATCCTCAACCTCACCTTGCAACGCGGCCCGGCGGGTCCGGCAGGCCCGGCCAACGCCCTCAGCATCGGCACCGTGACCACGGGCGCGGCTGGCTCACAAGCTGCGGCGTCCATCACCGGCACCGCCCCGGCGCAAACCTTGAACCTGACTATCCCGGCGGGGGCACCCGGTCAACCCGGCTCCGGTGGTGGTGGCGGAACGCCCATCCCATGGATTTCCGGTATCGATAGGATCGCCATTTCCAAACATTTTGTCATTGGTTCGTCCAATGTCATCGTTAGCGAATGGTTTGCTGGCGGTGGTGGCGATAACGATCTGGTGATAGCGCAGCCTTATAATCCACCCTATAGCGGTACGGTCGATGCGGTTGTTCTCTATGTTGGATACTGCCCAGGCGGGGCAAAAATAAATACCGGCTTATTATCCATCAACAGCAACGGCACCATATCAAGCCAATATGCCGCCCAAGGCTCGGAATCCGATATTATTACCGACACATACAGCACCGTGGCCGTACAGTTCGACAACCCCATATCAGTGTCAAGCGCATCATGGTATTTTATTGTACTTTCAATCGACAACCATTCTTGTAACATACAATGGCAATTTCCAAATATAACCAATAGCCCGCTTGGTTATATCCCGACACCGCCCCCTTATATATCTGCATATCAATCCCTCATCCCGTACCCGGCGCTGGCCTACCTGATGCCGCATGGGTCGCAGCTATTACCGCTGTCGGCCATGAATGCCGTTGATGTCATCAGCGGCAACGCGGGGCTATTATTCAACACCCCATTCATCGCCCTGCGGTACACCCCATGA
- a CDS encoding metal-dependent hydrolase, translating to MKWVNHIAIAASAAAVWRPELIPVAVAGSIAPDWMESVPALVGGRKPAHRTVTHIVAYWALALAFSVLVWDFHGLVAAFALGGLSHVLCDSLTVMGVPLVPWSAQRSTFFGAPFKTGNMGEYVFTGVIVAACLALALLTRHWGGEGFAPFFFDYADLYQRGVIDANEWKENRFRWL from the coding sequence ATGAAGTGGGTCAACCACATCGCCATAGCGGCCAGCGCCGCGGCGGTGTGGCGTCCCGAGTTGATCCCGGTGGCCGTGGCCGGGTCCATCGCCCCGGATTGGATGGAGTCGGTCCCGGCCCTGGTGGGCGGGCGCAAACCGGCCCACCGCACGGTGACGCACATCGTCGCCTATTGGGCGCTGGCGCTGGCGTTTTCTGTCCTGGTCTGGGATTTCCATGGGCTGGTGGCCGCGTTCGCCCTGGGCGGGCTTTCCCATGTGCTGTGCGATTCGCTGACGGTGATGGGCGTCCCCTTGGTGCCCTGGTCCGCCCAGCGCTCGACGTTCTTCGGGGCACCGTTCAAGACCGGCAACATGGGCGAGTATGTCTTCACCGGCGTCATCGTGGCCGCGTGCTTGGCGCTGGCGCTGCTGACGCGGCATTGGGGCGGGGAGGGGTTCGCGCCGTTCTTCTTCGATTACGCGGATTTGTACCAGCGGGGGGTGATTGATGCGAACGAGTGGAAGGAAAACCGCTTCCGGTGGCTCTGA
- the parA gene encoding ParA family partition ATPase, with the protein MHVIAVLNQKGGSGKTTIATHLARALQLDGGDVLLVDSDPQGSARDWAAAHEEQPVPVVGIDRPIIDRSLKSIGRKDFIVIDGAPQIEELAVSAIKAANFVLIPVQPSPYDVWATSDLVDLVKARIEILDGGLKAAFVISRAIKGTRIGGEITAVLADYGLPVLASRVTQRVIYPTSAATGRTAFEQEPGGEAAQEIRGLVAELKGLLK; encoded by the coding sequence ATGCACGTTATCGCGGTCCTGAACCAAAAGGGCGGTTCGGGCAAGACGACCATTGCCACCCACCTAGCCCGCGCCCTCCAACTCGACGGGGGCGATGTGTTGCTGGTGGACAGCGACCCGCAAGGGTCCGCCCGCGACTGGGCGGCGGCGCACGAGGAACAGCCCGTCCCCGTGGTCGGCATCGACCGCCCCATCATCGACAGGAGTTTGAAGAGCATCGGGCGGAAAGACTTCATCGTGATCGACGGCGCACCGCAGATCGAAGAACTTGCGGTGTCGGCCATCAAAGCCGCCAACTTCGTGTTGATTCCGGTCCAGCCTTCGCCCTATGACGTGTGGGCGACTTCCGACTTGGTGGACTTGGTGAAGGCCCGCATCGAAATTCTGGACGGCGGGCTCAAAGCCGCGTTCGTCATTTCCAGGGCGATCAAGGGCACCCGGATAGGCGGCGAGATCACCGCCGTCCTCGCGGACTATGGTTTGCCGGTGCTGGCGTCGCGGGTGACGCAACGGGTGATCTATCCGACTTCGGCGGCGACCGGGCGGACCGCGTTCGAGCAGGAGCCGGGCGGCGAAGCGGCCCAGGAAATCCGGGGGCTCGTGGCCGAACTTAAGGGATTACTCAAATAA
- a CDS encoding ribbon-helix-helix domain-containing protein, which yields MCCGSLWRGLSERCGEALIASPPAYRQFGVLAAELGVDKRELLREALNDLFRKHGKAPIA from the coding sequence ATGTGTTGCGGGAGTTTGTGGCGGGGATTGAGTGAAAGGTGCGGGGAAGCGCTGATTGCAAGTCCGCCCGCTTACCGGCAATTCGGTGTGCTGGCGGCGGAACTTGGGGTTGATAAGCGCGAGCTATTGCGGGAAGCCCTGAACGACCTGTTCAGGAAGCATGGGAAAGCGCCGATTGCGTAG
- a CDS encoding recombinase family protein codes for MQNHEPTFYAYLRVSTDRQDVDNQRHGVIEYAKQTGFGALTFFEDTASGRKEWRDRDLGKLLGKARNGDILIVSEISRLARSTIQVLEALREAAEKGVTVHVAKNRMVMDGSLNARITATVLGMAAEIEREFISARTTEALARRKAAGLPVGRQKGSTNESKKLDKHADKIREYLELGVPKQKIMEKVDCCERTFYQWLYANGLGSYINSRPKNEKPAPAPAPAAVPLVPTRARRGGKPKATGTGPRSARA; via the coding sequence ATGCAGAACCATGAACCGACCTTTTACGCATACTTGCGGGTATCGACCGACCGGCAAGACGTTGATAACCAGAGGCACGGGGTCATCGAGTACGCCAAACAAACCGGCTTTGGCGCATTAACTTTTTTTGAGGATACCGCCAGCGGAAGAAAAGAATGGCGTGATAGGGATTTAGGGAAGCTTTTGGGTAAGGCGAGGAATGGGGATATTTTGATAGTATCGGAAATATCCCGGTTAGCCCGTTCCACGATCCAGGTATTGGAGGCATTGAGGGAAGCAGCGGAAAAGGGCGTGACCGTGCATGTCGCGAAAAACCGGATGGTGATGGATGGGAGCTTGAATGCCCGCATCACGGCAACGGTGTTGGGTATGGCGGCGGAAATCGAGCGGGAATTCATTTCGGCCCGGACTACCGAAGCCCTGGCCCGGAGGAAAGCGGCGGGTTTGCCGGTGGGTCGGCAAAAGGGCAGCACCAACGAATCCAAGAAACTCGACAAGCACGCGGACAAAATCCGGGAATACCTGGAGCTTGGCGTCCCGAAGCAAAAGATCATGGAAAAGGTCGATTGCTGCGAACGGACCTTCTATCAATGGTTGTACGCTAATGGTTTGGGAAGCTACATCAATTCGAGGCCGAAGAATGAAAAGCCCGCGCCTGCGCCCGCTCCTGCTGCTGTGCCTTTGGTGCCCACCCGAGCTAGGCGCGGCGGAAAGCCCAAGGCCACCGGCACCGGCCCAAGAAGCGCCCGAGCCTGA
- a CDS encoding GspH/FimT family pseudopilin, producing MMRGITLSKLVATMAVAGIALFLAAPWIGDIAAAIRLAHGTDELLEAIAYARSEAMQQGTTIAICEGPGGWAAYTVADFEGNALRFGDGSALSVEGSAECAIFGSAGNLHTLPLAITLCDPGRHQGRKISVNFVGRAQVEAGPC from the coding sequence ATGATGCGCGGCATCACCCTATCTAAACTGGTGGCGACGATGGCGGTCGCCGGTATCGCGCTCTTCCTCGCCGCGCCCTGGATCGGGGACATCGCCGCCGCCATCCGGCTCGCCCATGGCACGGACGAACTGCTCGAAGCCATCGCTTACGCCCGGTCGGAGGCTATGCAACAGGGCACCACGATCGCGATTTGCGAGGGGCCGGGCGGCTGGGCCGCGTACACGGTGGCCGACTTCGAGGGCAACGCGCTACGGTTCGGCGACGGTTCCGCGCTCTCGGTCGAGGGTTCCGCCGAATGCGCCATTTTCGGCTCGGCGGGGAACCTGCACACCCTGCCCCTCGCCATCACCCTCTGCGACCCCGGCAGGCACCAAGGCCGCAAGATCAGCGTCAACTTCGTGGGCCGCGCCCAGGTCGAGGCCGGGCCGTGCTAG
- a CDS encoding plasmid partition protein ParG, whose protein sequence is MSKEVGGVGLRAGKPSAGAKRKELALEALTEKNKTVRVNFDLSEEEHTKLKIHAARARKTIADVLREFVAGIE, encoded by the coding sequence ATGAGTAAAGAAGTGGGTGGCGTGGGACTCCGGGCGGGCAAGCCGAGCGCCGGGGCGAAACGGAAGGAGTTGGCGCTTGAGGCGCTGACCGAGAAGAACAAGACCGTGCGGGTGAATTTCGACCTGAGCGAGGAGGAACACACCAAGCTCAAGATTCATGCGGCCAGGGCCAGGAAGACCATTGCCGATGTGTTGCGGGAGTTTGTGGCGGGGATTGAGTGA